Proteins encoded within one genomic window of Vanrija pseudolonga chromosome 3, complete sequence:
- the CTR2 gene encoding Copper transport protein CTR2 encodes MDHGGHGGHGGGSGGGATAPKCSMNMLWNHQVADTCVVFRSWHVAGWTGMVVSCLAIIAISVGYAALLAHTRAYERRVAAALAAQANAGTPTSSYSAVDTAPRGEQVFKLPKHARVRRAALYAASVAIAYWLMLVAMTYNTYLFSAIVVGAGIGHYIYEDEIDLGSLLGAGKGLACH; translated from the exons ATGGACCACGGAGGACATGGAGGACACggcggaggcagcggcggcggcgcgacggcgcccaAGTGCTCT ATGAACATGCTCTGGAATCACCAGGTGGCCGACACCTGCGTCGTGTTCCGCTCTTGGCACGTTGCGGGGTGGACGGGCATGGTCGTGTcgtg cctcgccatcatcgccatcTCGGTAGGCTacgccgccctgctcgcccaCACGCGCGCCTacgagcggcgcgtggccgccgccctcgcggcccaGGCGAAcgcgggcacgccgacgtcgtcctACTCGGCAGTGgacaccgcgccgcgcggcgaaCAGGTCTTCAAGCTGCCCAAGcatgcgcgcgtgcgccgtgCTGCGCTGTACGCTGCGTCGGTGGCCATCGCGTACTGG CTCATGCTCGTCGCCATGACGTACAACACGTACCTCTTCTCTGCTAtcgttgtcggcgccggtaTTGGGCACTACATCTACGAGGATGAGATCGACCTTGG atcGCTCTTGGGTGCTGGTAAGGGCCTCGCTTGCCACTAG
- the TBC1D5 gene encoding TBC1 domain family member 5, translating to MGEASTFPRPPAPELAAAWHILFADPLLSLSNLKAAAVAGGLGPAGDDGGVPLRSVYWRFYLGLLPPPASLDLFPPALATQRRGYDELRARFLVAPDGRWAADCSSGEGYAASTSTGTSTSAESWSDPLSLESSNPWKTWFAHLDLRATIRQDVDRTFPDIPYFASERVRRSLTTMLFLFSVLNPDVGYRQGMHELLAVCMVVADRDSIERAALPEQGGMPDAMYAALGATLDRAYVEHDAFHLFQELMKPAKSFYEWRVEEGPPRLPNGPQALIIVRCNHIHSQLIRRIDPQLWERLDTEGIEAQIWLIRWIRLILTRELPFGQALRLWDGMFAEDPGLGILDFVCVAMLLLIRNELMDADYPTILTHLLHYPSPSPTYPFNPALILTQAKFLRNNISPAGGVEVVLQNQEHLGVKASGPESRNSFDDDGMASSYRVSGTPPSRSSSLRPGKPKGLAAGLFERAQKAGLDKAFADLRSSLPDSATAYSFLPSFAPQAPSRESSPISTIPSTTAALPPRPALQPTPSVDSLASTKSLLDAERQMAELRLAMVTMGKAMGEWLDVIREGAGSTPAETAEAWRGLDRVRDGLLDAAGNDVEDLVQAWAWNDGLDSSRSRGATPVTPSMMEPPHTPVTPTRSGAASPPRNTVQITPKAPARAPPPAPVSTSGPSATNPTLASPVPTTARPAIFLSHRDDRPSPTLPRMPISRQPASSAPASAPPPPPGGPQSPRSPRSPPPPLVILPKPRVSSIGVVSDTSAPMDPLAGIGVGVIPRDERRRSLRPGAGAGGPTGTASAPSSGSGGRVSVDPLGVGGG from the exons atgggcgaggcgagcacgttcccgcgcccgccagccccCGAGCTAGC GGCGGCATGGCACATCCTGTTCGCCGACCCGCTCCTCTCGCTGTCCAACCtcaaggccgcggcggtcgcaGGCGGGCTCGGCCCGGcgggggacgacggcggcgtgcccctGCGGTCCGTGTACTGGCGCTTCTATCTCGGCCtgctcccgccgccggcgtcgctcgacctcttcccgcccgcgctcgcgacccAGCGGCGCGGATacgacgagctgcgagcgcgcttcctcgtcgcgccggacGGGCGGTGGGCAGCCGACTGTTCCAGCGGCGAGGGGTACGCTGCGAGCACTAGCACGGGAACGAGCACCAGCGCAGAGTCGTGGTCCGACCCGCTGAGCCTCGAGAGCTCGAACCCGTGGAAGACGTGGttcgcgcacctcgacctccggGCCACGATCCGCCAAGACGTCGACCGCACGTTTCCCGACATTCCGTACTTTGCCTCtgagcgcgtgcggcgcAGCCTCACGACGATGCTGTTCCTCTTCAGCGTGCTGAACCCTGACGTGGGGTACCGGCAG gGCATgcacgagctcctcgcggtGTGTATGGTTGTCGCGGACCGCGACTCGattgagcgcgccgcgctcccagAACAGGGGGGCATGCCGGACGCGATGTACGCCGCGCTCGGGGCAACGCTCGACAGGGCGTACGTGGAGCACGACGCGTTCCATCTCTTCCAGGAGCTCATGAAGCCGGCGAAGAGTTTCTACGAGTGGAGAGTAGAGGAGGGGCCT CCCCGCCTTCCCAACGGCCCCCAAGCCCTCATCATCGTGCGGTGCAACCACATTCACTCGCAGCTCATCCGCCGCATCGACCCGCAGCTCTGGGAGCGGCTGGACACCGAGGGCATCGAGGCGCAGATCTGGCTCAT TCGTTGGATCCGGCTCATCCTCACGCGCGAGCTGCCGTTTGGGCAGGCGCTGCGCCTCTGGGACGGCATGTTCGCCGAGGACCCGGGACTGGGCATCCTCGACTTTGTCTGCGtcgccatgctgctgctcatcCGGAATGAGC TCATGGACGCCGATTACCCGACAATCCTCACACACCTGCTCCACTACCCGTCCCCATCGCCCACTTACCCATTCAACCCGGCGCTCATTCTCACCCAGGCCAAGTTTCTACGAAACAACATCTCCCCTGCTGGtggggtcgaggtggtgctACAGAACCAGGAGCATCTCGGTGTCAAGGCCAGCGGACCGGAGTCAAGAAACAgcttcgacgacgacggcatggCCAGCTCGTACCGTGTTAGTGGtaccccgccgtcgcggtcCTCATCCTTACGACCGGGCAAGCCCAAGGGCCTTGCAGCGGGTTTGTTTGAGCGTGCACAGAAGGCAGGCTTGGACAAGGCGTTTGCGGACTTAAGA AGCAGCCTGCCAGACTCAGCCACAGCCTACTCCTTCCTTCCCAGCTTTGCGCCAcaggcgccgagccgagagTCGTCGCCCATCTCGACTATCCCGTCTACAAcagcggcgctgccgcccagACCGGCTCTCCAGCCTACACCGTCAGTTGATAGCCTCGCGTCGACGAAATcactgctcgacgccgagcgccagatggccgagctccgcctcgccatGGTGACAATGGGCAAAGCCATGGGCGAGTGGCTCGACGTGATCCGCGAGGGCGCGGGATCCACCCCGGCCGAGACCGCCGAGGCCTGGCGCGGTCTGGATAGAGTCCGCGATGGCTTgctcgacgctgccggcaacgacgtcgaggacctcgtccAGGCCTGGGCGTGGAACGACGGCTTGGACAGCTCGCGCAgtcgcggcgcgacgccagTCACCCCCTCCATGATGGAGCCTCCGCACACGCCAGTCACTCCCACGCGCTCGGGCGCGGCTTCACCCCCTAGAAACACTGTACAGATCACGCCCAAAGCGCCAGCTCgggcaccaccgccggcaccagtCTCGACCTCAGGGCCCTCGGCAACTAACCCcacgctcgcgtcgcccgtgCCCACGACCGCGCGCCCCGCAATCTTCCTATCTCACCGAGATGACAGACCGTCACCAACGCTCCCCCGGATGCCGATATCCCGTCAGCCAGCATCATCGGCGCCAGCatcggcgccaccaccaccaccaggcgGGCCTCAGTCACCacgctcgccccgctcgcccccgccacccctTGTCATCCTCCCCAAGCCGCGCGTCTCGTCCATCGGCGTAGTCAGCGACACGTCGGCGCCCATGGACCCGCTGGCAGGTattggcgtcggcgtgatTCCTCGAGACGAGCGTAGAAGGTCTCTCCGCCCtggggctggcgctggaggGCCGACGggcacggcctcggcgccgagctcgggcagTGGAGGCCGTGTCAGCGTGGACCCGCTCGGTGTAGGCGGGGGGTAG
- the UMAG_11084 gene encoding putative chloride channel protein yields the protein MSYPPAPGSLDPHGDGGEDPHLSVGGAGPSSSRPPPAFDAEVELQQIKRYEDFSTDSLRERNPKSRSLPRPGSLLDRLNSLDGVLGYLWRAIARAYQEGESYVVITLVGIGIGVSAALMAIITGWLSDIKLGHCSTGWWLGRKFCCIEISEDGGCDEWHDWGAIPPFPWLVYITYAGLFCGTAAYLVRSFAPYAAGSGISEIKCILGGFIINGYLSFETLVIKALTMPLSIGSGLSVGKEGPSVHVACAVGNVVGSLFPRFRDSQLKMREVLTAASAAGVAVAFGSPIGGVLFSIEEMNQAFSTRTMWRSFFCALVATFTLSSMDPFRTGKLVLFTVSYDRDWHYFEIPAYILIGVFGGCYGAFVSKYNLQVAAFRRKHLAKHGVAEAVVLAVGTGMIGYMNRFLRIDMTESMSILFRECEGGGDKDGLCQASSQWRMVYSLLLATIIRIGFIIVSYGSKVPAGIFVPSMAVGATFGRMIGILVKALQQSFPNAPWFASACAPDAPCITPGTYAFLGAGAALGGITNLTVTVVVIMFELTGALTYVLPTMIVILVTKAVSDQIGKGGIAEQMIRFNGYPFLEKEDAEAGDKAFFEPIGHIMRKDLVVIPATGVPLEQISELVQSTSYQGFPVVKSDEDRSIVGFMRKHELRFALDRARRTHNVSPNALCTFQETNDSLEHLSHRDVVIPNQGATGGNPYGSGEGANRVDFGQYLDETPLTVSPKMPLEIVLQLFRRMGPRVILVSHEGTLVGLVTIKDVLRHEASEKHRVATAENAASRSRQASWDGGWGGQPGAPDRAPALEGLLEDGFTWARTHGVGVVNTALQRVRQYNGTPPRSDEAYRFEMNEEPQQQQQR from the exons ATGTCGTACCCACCGGCACCAGGATCGCTCGACCcacacggcgacggcggcgaggacccGCACTTGTCAGTCGGCGGTGctgggccgtcgtcgtcacgaccaccaccggcctttgacgccgaggtcgagctgcaGCAGATCAA ACGCTACGAGGACTTTAGCACA GACTCGCTGCGAGAACGGAACCCGAAGAGCCGGAGTCTGCCTCGTCCCGGGTCGCTACTCGACCGTCTGAACAGCCTCGACGGTGTCTTGGGTTATCTCTGGCGCGCGATCGCCAGGGCGTACCAGGAGGGCGAAAGTTATGTTGTCATTACGCTCGTTG GAATTggcatcggcgtcagcgcggcTCTCATGGCCATCATCACGGGATGGCTGTCAGACATCAAGCTCGGCCACTGCTCGACGGGCTGGTGGCTCGGCCGCAAGTTCTGCTGTATCGAGATctccgaggacggcggcTGCGACGAGTGGCATGACTGGGGCGCGATTCCGCCGTTCCCTTGGCTTGTGTACATCACCTACGCT GGCCTTTTCTGCGGAACCGCCGCGTATCTCGTGCGCAGCTTCGCGCCATACGCAGCCGGCTCGGGTATCTCGGAGATCAAGTGTATCCTCGGTGGCTTCATCATTAATGGTTATCTGAGCTTCGAGACGCTCGTGATCAAGGCATTGACCATG CCCCTCTCGATTGGCTCGGGCTTGTCAGTTGGCAAGGAGGGCCCCTCGGTCCATGTGGCGTGCGCGGTCGGCAATGTGGTCGGCAGCCTCTTCCCGCGGTTCCGCGATAGCCAGC TCAAGATGCGCGAGGTCCTGACAGCTGCAAGCGCGGCTGGCGTGGCAGTTGCGTTCGGCTCGCCTATCGGAGGCGTGCTGTTCTCGATCGAGGAGATGAACCAAGCCTTCTCCACTCGCACCATGTGGAGGAGCTTCTTCTGTGCTCTGGTGGCGACGTTTACTCTCTCT TCCATGGACCCATTCCGTACTGGCAAGCTCGTCCTGTTCACCGTCTCATACGACCGCGACTGGCACTACTTTGAAATCCCGGCATACATTCTCATCGGTGTCTTTGGCGGTTGTTACGGCGCCTTTGTGTCCAAGTACAACCTCCAAGTCGCCGCGTTCCGCCGCAAgcacctcgccaagcacggcgttgccgaggcggtggtTCTCGCAGTCGGAACCGGCATGATCGGCTACATGAACCGCTTCCTCAGAATCGACATGACTGAGAGCATGTCGATTCTCTTCCGAGAGTGCGAGGGTGGCGGAGACAAGGACGGCCTGTGCCAGGCTTCGTCACAATGGCGCATGGTCTactcgctcctccttgcgACGATTATCCGCATCGGCTTCATCATCGTGTCGTACGGTAGCAAGGTCCCGGCCGGTATCTTTGTGCCGTCCATGGCGGTGGGTGCGACATTCGGTCGTATGATTGGTATTCTCGTCAAGGCGCTCCAACA ATCATTCCCCAACGCTCCGTGGTTTGCGTCTGCGtgcgcgcccgacgcgccgtgcATCACGCCCGGCACCTACGCTTTCctcggtgctggtgctgccctcggcggcattACCAACCTCACGGTtaccgtcgtcgtcatcatgTTCGAGCTCACCGGTGCCCTCACCTACGTCTTGCCGACAATGATCGTCATTCTCGTGACCAAGGCTGTGAGCGACCAGATCGGGAAGGGCGGCATTGCCGAGCAGATGATTCGCTTCAACGGGTACCCCTTCTTGGAGaaggaggatgccgaggcgggTGACAAGGCGTTCTTCGAGCCCA TCGGCCACATCATGCGCaaggacctcgtcgtcatccctGCCACTGGCGTTCCTCTTGAGCAGATCAGCGAACTAGTCCAGTCGACCAGCTACCAGGGCTTCCCTGTGGTGAAGAGCGACGAGGATAGGTCGATCGTCGGCTTTATGCGCAAGCATGAACTCCGCTTTGCCCTCGACCGCGCACGGAGGACACACAACGTGTCCCCCAACGCGCTGTGCACCTTCCAGGAGACCAACGACAGCCTCGAGCACCTGTCCCACCGCGACGTTGTCATTCCCAACCAGGGAGCAACCGGTGGAAACCCATACGGCTCTGGCGAGGGTGCCAACCGTGTCGACTTTGGACAGTACCTCGATGAG ACGCCCCTCACAGTGTCGCCCAAGATGCCGCTGGAGATTGTCCTCCAGCTCTTCCGCCGTATGGGACCGCGAGTCATTCTTGTGTCCCACGAGggcacgctcgtcggccttgtgACGATCAAGGACGTGTTGCGGCATGAGGCGAGCGAGAAGCACCGCGTCGCGACAGCCGAgaacgccgcctcgcgctccagaCAAGCCAGCTGGGATGGTGGCTGGGGTGGCCAGCCCGGAGCTCCCGACCGCGCGCCAGCCCTCGAGGGTCTCCTAGAAGACGGTTTCACATGGGCCCGCACCCACGGTGTCGGCGTTGTCAACACTGCGCTGCAGCGCGTGCGACAGTACAATGGGACGCCGCCTAGGAGTGACGAGGCGTACAGGTTTGAGATGAACGAGGAgccgcagcaacagcagcagcgctaG
- the kti12 gene encoding Protein kti12, with the protein MALVTISGFPCSGKTTRARELKADFEARIASPSYTGQKFDVVLVDDAGSHVTRAAYDSSAAEKPSRAALFTAATRALSPNTITIVDSANYIKGFRYQMYCAAREAHVRVATVRVAAPPDKCREWHAARAEDEQYKEATFDNLIMRYEEPNSMQRWDAPLFTVPWDEALPADDIWAAVTKGEKKPPTGAVVTRGKPPPGTLQTLTNTTTALVQSLLQHLTAAPGANTFPVPSPPAAGKLVLHLPHGRRPTLAELQRLKRQFEAQQIQAQKSNARSAGNWTEPEVASGFVAFLEATWETTT; encoded by the exons ATGGCGCTCGTCACAATCTCGGGATTCCCCTGCTCGGGCaagacgacgcgcgcacgcgagctcaaggccgactTTGAGGCGCGGATAGCCAGCCCGTCGTACACCGGCCAGAAGTTtgacgtcgtgctcgtcgacgacgccgggaGCCATGTCACGCGGGCAGCGTACGACT cctctgccgccgagaAACCCTCCCGCGCAGCCCTCTTCACGGCGGCCACGCGCGCCCTCTCGCCCAACACCATCACCATTGTCGACTCGGCAAACTACATCAAGGGCTTCCGGTACCAGATGTACTGTGCGGCCCGGGAGGCGCATGTGCGCGTCGCGACGGTGCGTGTTGCCGCGCCACCGGACAAGTGCCGCGAGTGGCATGCGGCGAGggcagaggacgagcagTACAAGGAGGCGAC cttTGACAACCTCATTATGCGGTACGAGGAGCCCAACTCGATGCAGCGGTGGGATGCGCCGCTATTCACCGTGCCTTGGGACGaggcgctgcccgccgacgacatctGGGCTGCCGTCACCAAGGGAGAGAAGAAGCCACCAACGGGTGCAGTGGTCACT cgcGGAAAACCGCCACCTGGCACGCTGCAGACACTGAcaaacaccaccaccgcgctcGTCCAGTCCCTGCTGCAGCATTTGACAGCCGCGCCCGGCGCCAACACCTTCCCCGTGCCGTCCCCACCTGCCGCTGGAAAACTCGTCCTCCACCTGCCGCACGGCCGCAGGCCCACGCTCGCGGAGCTGCAGCGCCTCAAGCGCCAGTTTGAGGCCCAGCAGATCCAGGCGCAGAAGAGTAACGCACGCTCAGCAGGCAACTGgaccgagcccgaggtcgcgtCGGGCTTtgtcgccttcctcgaggcGACGTGGGAGACAACGACATAG
- the agn1_0 gene encoding Glucan endo-1,3-alpha-glucosidase agn1, which produces MAPVANLLLLALAASPAVTAAPVTESIFTLPRRAVDAVRRYYGDPAGLTKPPPLPSKRAALPDGWSYEGCINESWGVRVLNGFSFSSQANSPLLCITNCAKRGFKLAGTEFGDECYCANELSGNGGNVVPDSYCKKPCAGDGSEVCGDAWYLSFYRYNATDNNVYCSTASAGPTSATATTTTVIPTTTTTVDATTTTATTTTETTTTATTTTTTAATTTTEATTTTTQAAPTTTTPIPTTPTDVPRSTSPHYVWAHHMVGLTYSYTASDWSADVSTAKSYGVDGFALNMGSDYWGPAQVDSAYAAAEAQGGFKLFLSFDMTSMSCGSTADATTLVNLVKAHASSPAQALVNGKVLVSTFAGSSCTFGSGSLNGWQTQFVDVLKAQGINIFFVPSIFSDPSSFSSYSWMDGELNWNSAWPMGNYDIGTASTDATYLAGLGSKSYMTAISPFFFTHFGPNTYNKNWLYRSDDWLYCTRWEEVIALRGTSTMTEILTWNDFGESSYIGPIKGDLPVTSNTWVDGFDHTGLAQLTAYYATAYKTGAYPAIAKDSITLWSRPHPAAATASNDPVGRPTNAAWTTDNLWAVVLTTAPATVTLTSGATSQTFEVGAGLSKLKLASAPGGIGGSVSRNGNTVVEYSSGSAFQYTENPVTYNYNYFLAFYASYHSNPINVGIHFVFIPQIWWSWLIIAGHLRLPGTTYVDLAPGLSYQPSLGMLFAVVFQLYYFFLSDFVGLTVAPYPIPQITYLPVMLAEYLTSAYLVAHPPSWLPFLHAFGPAPSALAFGLFVFFNGWFWQFVGHFAFEGRAPAVFDNLTQALVTAPFFVHIETLFGLFHWNPELHKRITNLASKRIVAMNRAKREKAKKAQ; this is translated from the exons ATGGCGCCGGTCGCCaacctccttctcctcgcgcttgccgcctcgccggccgTAACAGCAGCGCCCGTTACCGAGTCGATCTTtaccctcccccgccgcgcggtgGACGCAGTCCGCAGGTATTATGGCGACCCGGCCGGCCTGACCAAGCCGCCCCCTCTCCCTTCCAAGCGTGCCGCACTGCCAGACGGATGGTCGTACGAGGGGTGCATCAACGAGTCGTGGGGCGTGCGTGTGCTCAACGGCTTTTCCTTCTCGTCGCAGGCCAACTCGCCACTGCTGTGTATCACCAACTGCGCAAAGCGCGGGTTCAAGCTTGCTGGCACCGAGTTTGGCGACGAGTGCTACTGCGCCAACGAGTTGAGCGGTAACGGCGGTAATGTCGTCCCCGACAGCTATTGCAAGAAGCCTTGTGCTGGTGACGGCTCCGAGGTGTGCGGTGACGCGTGGTACCTCTCGTTCTACAGGTACAACGCCACCGACAACAACGTGTactgctcgacggcgtcggccggtccgacgtcggcgacggctaccacgacgacggtgatccccacaacgacgaccacggtggacgcaacgacgacaacggcgaccaccaccaccgagaccacgacgacggccactACCACGACtacaacggcggcgacaaccaCGACCGAggccaccacgacgacgactcagGCAGCTCCGACCACGACCACTCCAATCCCCACGACACCCACGGATGTGCCACGGTCCACCTCGCCGCACTACGTGTGGGCACACCACATGGTCGGCCTGACGTACAGCTACACTGCGTCCGACTGGTCGGCGGACGTGTCAACCGCCAAGTCGTACGGCGTTGACGGCTTCGCGCTCAACATGGGCAGCGACTACTGGGGCCCGGCGCaggtcgactcggcgtacgctgctgccgaggcgcaggGCGGCTTCAAGCTCTTCCTCTCGTTCGACATGACCTCGATGTCGTGTGGCTcgaccgccgacgccacgaCGCTGGTCAACCTCGTCAAGGCGCACGCTTCGAGCCCGGCCCAGGCGCTGGTCAACGGCAAGGTCCTCGTCTCAACGTTTGCCGGCTCAAGCTGCACCTTTGGCTCTGGTTCCCTCAATGGCTGGCAG ACACAATTCGTGGACGTGCTCAAGGCCCAGGGCATCAACATCTTCTTCGTCCCCAGTATCTTCTCCGACccgtcgtccttctcctcgtaCTCGTGGATGGACGGAGAGCTCAACTGGAACTCGGCGTGGCCCATGGGCAACTACGACatcggcacggcgtcgaccgaTGCGACCtacctcgccggccttggctCCAAGTCGTACATGACCGCCAtctcgcccttcttctttACCCACTTCGGTCCCAACACCTACAACAAGAACTGGCTTTACCGCTCGGACGACTGGCTGTACTGCACACGCTGGGAGGAGGTCatcgcgctgcgcggcaCGTCGACCATGACTGAGATTCTCACTTGGAACGACTTTGGCGAGTCGAGCTACATCGGCCCGATCAAGGGCGACTTGCCGGTCACCTCCAACACCTGGGTCGACGGGTTCGACCACACGGGCCTCGCACAGCTCACAGCGTACTACGCTACAGCTTACAAGACGGGTGCCTACCCCGCCATCGCCAAGGACTCGATCACGCTGTGGTCGCGCCCCCACCCGGCTGCGGCAACGGCATCCAACGACCCCGTGGGTAGACCGACCAACGCGGCATGGACAACCGACAACCTCTGGGCGGTCGTCCTCACTACGGCCCCGGCGACAGTCACCCTCACGTCAGGTGCCACCTCGCAAACcttcgaggtcggcgccgggctcTCAAAGCTCAAGTTGGCTAGCGCTcccggcggcatcggcggcagTGTCTCCCGAAACGGCAACACGGTCGTCGAGTACTCTTCGGGCTCGGCATTCCAGTACACCGAGAATCCAGTGACGTACAACTACAATTACTTT CTCGCATTCTACGCCTCGTACCACTCGAACCCGATCAACGTGGGCATCCACTTTGTCTTCATCCCCCAGATctggtg GTCATGGCTCATCATCGCTGGCCACCTCCGCCTGCCGGGCACGACGtatgtcgacctcgcccccggCCTGTCGTACCAGCCGTCGCTGGGCATGCTCTTCGCGGTCGTGTTCCAGCTGTACTACTTCTTCCTGAGCGACTTTGTCGGA CTGACCGTCGCGCCGTACCCCATCCCCCAGATCACCTACCTGCCCGTCATGCTCGCCGAGTACCTGACGTCGGCgtacctcgtcgcgcacccGCCCTCGTGGCTGCCCTTCCTGCACGCGTTCgggcccgcgccgtcggcgctcgcgttcgGCCTGTTCGTCTTCTTCAACGGCTGGTTCTGGCAGTTTGTCGGCCACTTTGCGTTCGAGGGCCGCGCACCGGCCGTGTTCGACAACCTCACCCAGGCGCTCGTCACCGCCCCCTTCTTCGTCCACATCGAGACCCTCTTCGGCCTCTTCCACTGGAACCCCGAGCTTCACAAGCGCATCACCAACCTCGCCTCGAAGCGCATCGTGGCCATGAACCGCGCCAAGCgggagaaggccaagaaggcccaGTAG